The Neobacillus sp. OS1-2 genome includes a window with the following:
- the hisS gene encoding histidine--tRNA ligase codes for MSISIPRGTQDILPGEVEKWQLIEAKARELCEKYQYQEIRTPIFEHTDLFSRGVGDSTDIVQKEMYTFEDRGKRSITLRPEGTAAVVRSFVEKKMFGLANQPVKLYYMGPMFRYERPQAGRFRQFVQFGVEALGSNDPAIDAEVISLAMNLYKEMGLTQLKLMINSLGDKESRTAHREALVNHFQPRIGEFCHDCQNRLEKNPLRILDCKQDRDHELMKSAPSILEFLNDFSKAYFEKLQHYLTQLDIPFEVDANLVRGLDYYNHTAFEIMSNAEGFGAITTLCGGGRYNGLAEEIGGPETPGIGFALSIERFIAALEAEGIELELNQGIDCYLAALGEEAKDYTVGLLQQLRLAGFSAERDYLDRKIKAQFKAADRLKAKYVAILGDDELKNNKITIKNMATGEQVEVDLHSFIQQFKELQS; via the coding sequence ATGTCTATAAGTATACCAAGAGGTACGCAGGATATTCTGCCAGGAGAGGTAGAGAAGTGGCAGCTGATAGAAGCAAAAGCGCGCGAGCTTTGTGAAAAATATCAATATCAGGAGATTCGCACTCCTATATTTGAACATACTGATCTTTTTTCAAGAGGTGTTGGTGATTCAACCGATATTGTTCAAAAAGAAATGTACACATTTGAAGACCGAGGGAAACGCAGTATCACGCTTAGACCGGAGGGCACGGCAGCGGTTGTTCGCTCGTTTGTCGAGAAGAAAATGTTTGGTCTTGCCAATCAGCCCGTCAAGCTTTATTACATGGGGCCGATGTTCCGCTATGAACGTCCGCAGGCAGGGCGCTTCCGCCAGTTTGTCCAATTTGGCGTTGAGGCCTTAGGAAGCAATGATCCTGCGATTGATGCAGAAGTGATTTCCCTTGCGATGAATTTGTACAAGGAAATGGGCTTGACACAGCTAAAGCTGATGATCAACAGTCTTGGCGATAAAGAGAGCCGTACCGCACACCGCGAGGCATTAGTGAATCACTTTCAACCGCGAATCGGCGAGTTTTGCCACGATTGTCAAAACCGTTTGGAAAAAAATCCTTTGCGCATCCTGGATTGTAAGCAGGACCGTGACCATGAATTAATGAAATCAGCACCTTCAATCCTGGAATTTTTAAATGATTTTTCAAAAGCCTATTTTGAAAAATTACAACACTATTTAACGCAGCTTGATATACCGTTTGAGGTCGATGCCAACTTGGTGAGGGGCTTGGATTATTATAATCACACGGCCTTTGAGATTATGAGTAATGCCGAAGGATTTGGCGCCATTACGACTCTTTGCGGCGGCGGCCGGTATAACGGCTTAGCTGAAGAAATTGGCGGTCCGGAAACACCGGGGATTGGCTTTGCCTTAAGTATTGAGCGCTTTATCGCTGCTCTTGAGGCTGAAGGAATCGAGCTTGAGTTGAATCAAGGAATTGACTGCTACCTTGCTGCACTTGGGGAGGAAGCAAAGGATTACACTGTCGGGTTATTGCAGCAGCTGCGTTTGGCAGGCTTTTCAGCAGAACGGGATTATTTAGACCGAAAGATTAAAGCGCAATTTAAAGCGGCAGACCGCTTAAAAGCCAAATACGTAGCCATTCTTGGCGACGACGAACTTAAAAATAACAAAATTACTATAAAGAATATGGCAACAGGTGAACAAGTGGAAGTAGACTTACATTCTTTCATTCAACAATTTAAGGAATTGCAATCTTAA
- a CDS encoding SH3 domain-containing protein produces the protein MRKKIFLLLLTITLIFGAFLPQGKSSAASGSLTISTDAVNVRGGPGLSYPLVKIAKRGEKYSVVKEKNDWIEIQLPFGKTGWVVNWLVTKENEEKTAKAATSAVATSSIAKANTDQLRIRSGPGTSFRIVGFLNKGQEATILDQNENWYKITSSFGEGWVVRDFLVIKSTVKQDNKQNPTASTSTGTGVVNGDTLNVRKEPSTTSPIIGKLTKGTSVSIYSKQNNWLEVGFASIKGWVNSEFINTKTEVSKDSPKKELSGINGKVTAGSLSVRSGSSLDFGIIGTVTKGQSFAILEENNNWVKIEFKSGRFGWVAGWYLDMTTGASPSGTSQSGQAQKESTITILHNGTNIRKEANVQSDVAELANEGDTFSVKRVVNDWYEIKLKNGHTGYVAGWIVSINGRNPQIQKSGAEGYLKNKTIVLDPGHGGGDNGTTGANGTLEKELTLRTARLLSDKLRAAGATVYLTRSNDSFIPLPSRVNAAQTYSADAFISLHYDSNEERSARGMTGYYYHGYQKALAETVFTSTVGQTNLKDRGVRIGDFHVIRENSQKAVLMELGYLSNPEEEMTLNSSGFQENAASGLYNGLARFFKN, from the coding sequence ATGAGAAAAAAGATTTTTCTATTATTACTAACAATCACTCTAATTTTCGGGGCTTTCCTGCCACAAGGAAAAAGCAGTGCCGCAAGTGGTTCCCTTACGATTTCCACTGATGCCGTCAATGTTCGCGGCGGCCCGGGACTAAGTTATCCCCTCGTAAAAATAGCCAAGAGGGGTGAAAAGTATTCGGTTGTGAAAGAAAAAAACGACTGGATTGAAATTCAGTTACCCTTTGGTAAAACAGGCTGGGTTGTCAACTGGCTTGTCACCAAAGAAAACGAGGAAAAAACGGCTAAAGCCGCCACATCGGCAGTAGCTACAAGTTCCATTGCCAAAGCGAATACAGATCAGTTAAGAATTCGCTCCGGCCCAGGGACAAGCTTTCGGATTGTCGGGTTCTTAAATAAAGGACAAGAAGCCACAATCCTTGACCAGAATGAAAACTGGTACAAAATCACCTCATCATTCGGAGAGGGCTGGGTTGTGAGAGATTTTTTAGTGATTAAATCTACCGTTAAGCAAGACAACAAGCAAAATCCGACAGCCTCTACTAGCACGGGCACTGGCGTGGTGAATGGCGATACCTTAAATGTGCGAAAAGAACCATCCACCACAAGTCCGATCATTGGGAAACTCACCAAAGGAACGAGTGTATCCATTTATTCCAAACAGAACAATTGGTTGGAGGTAGGATTTGCATCTATTAAGGGCTGGGTAAATTCTGAGTTTATTAACACAAAAACGGAAGTCTCCAAGGATTCCCCTAAGAAAGAATTAAGCGGGATCAATGGAAAAGTAACAGCCGGAAGTCTAAGTGTCCGCTCCGGATCCTCATTGGATTTCGGCATTATTGGCACTGTAACCAAAGGGCAAAGCTTTGCTATTTTAGAGGAAAATAACAATTGGGTAAAGATAGAGTTTAAGTCTGGTAGATTTGGATGGGTGGCCGGCTGGTACCTTGATATGACTACGGGGGCATCCCCGTCTGGAACATCTCAATCTGGACAAGCTCAGAAGGAAAGTACAATTACCATCTTACATAATGGAACAAATATCCGAAAAGAAGCAAATGTCCAATCAGATGTGGCAGAACTGGCAAATGAAGGAGATACCTTTTCTGTAAAAAGAGTTGTCAATGACTGGTATGAAATAAAACTGAAAAATGGACATACGGGGTATGTTGCTGGTTGGATTGTATCGATCAATGGCAGGAACCCGCAAATTCAGAAATCAGGAGCTGAAGGATATCTTAAAAATAAAACCATTGTATTGGATCCAGGCCATGGCGGCGGGGACAATGGTACTACCGGTGCAAACGGTACTTTAGAAAAAGAGCTGACCCTTCGAACAGCCCGGCTCTTATCTGATAAATTAAGAGCCGCCGGTGCAACAGTCTACCTGACAAGAAGTAATGATTCTTTTATACCTTTGCCATCACGTGTAAATGCCGCACAAACCTACAGTGCCGATGCCTTCATCAGCCTTCATTACGACAGCAATGAAGAACGGAGTGCACGTGGTATGACTGGCTATTATTATCACGGTTATCAAAAGGCACTTGCCGAAACAGTATTTACATCAACAGTCGGACAAACCAATTTAAAAGACCGCGGCGTCCGAATTGGTGATTTCCATGTCATTCGGGAAAACAGCCAAAAGGCCGTTCTTATGGAGCTAGGCTATCTAAGTAACCCAGAGGAAGAGATGACACTAAACTCCAGCGGATTTCAAGAAAATGCGGCATCCGGTTTATATAATGGATTAGCGCGATTTTTTAAAAATTAA
- the aspS gene encoding aspartate--tRNA ligase, translating to MFGRSFFCGEVPESSVGEKVTLKGWVQKRRDLGGLIFIDLRDRSGIVQVVFNPDLSKEALETAEKIRNEYVLDVVGTVVAREAGTINDNLKTGRIEVQAEKVTIINEAKTPPFMISDKTDASEDVRLKYRYLDFRRPVIFETLKMRHQVTKHVRDFLDGEGFLDIETPILTKSTPEGARDYLVPSRVHPGEFYALPQSPQLFKQLLMVGGVERYYQIARCFRDEDLRADRQPEFTQIDIETSFMSQEDIMGMMENMMSQLMKEVKSVEVPQVFPRMTYDEAMSRFGSDKPDTRFGLELVDLSEIVKDSGFKVFASAVAGGGQVKAINVKGAADKYSRKDIDALAEFAAVYGAKGLAWLKVDAEGLKGPIAKFFAGDDAQALIATLEAVAGDLLLFVADKKNVVADALGALRQKLGKELGLIDPSLFHFLWVTDWPLLEYDEEEGRYYAAHHPFTMPFREDLEYLESDPSKVRAQAYDLVLNGYELGGGSLRIFERPIQEKMFSVLGFSPEEAKEQFGFLMNAFEYGTPPHGGIALGLDRLVMLLSGSTNLRDTIAFPKTASASCLLTNAPGEVSEAQLKELNLSLNVNK from the coding sequence ATGTTTGGCAGATCGTTTTTTTGTGGGGAAGTTCCAGAGTCATCAGTAGGGGAAAAGGTAACATTAAAAGGTTGGGTGCAAAAACGCCGTGACCTTGGCGGATTAATCTTTATCGATCTGCGCGACCGTTCAGGTATTGTTCAAGTCGTTTTTAATCCTGACTTGTCAAAGGAAGCCCTAGAAACGGCCGAAAAGATCCGAAATGAATATGTGCTGGATGTGGTAGGAACCGTTGTTGCTCGCGAGGCTGGCACCATCAATGACAACCTTAAAACTGGAAGAATTGAAGTGCAGGCGGAAAAAGTAACGATTATTAACGAGGCAAAAACTCCTCCGTTCATGATTTCTGATAAAACAGATGCTTCAGAGGATGTTCGCTTAAAATATCGTTATTTAGACTTCCGTCGCCCGGTTATTTTTGAAACGTTAAAAATGCGTCATCAGGTAACAAAACATGTCAGGGATTTTCTTGATGGCGAAGGCTTTTTAGATATTGAAACACCGATTTTGACCAAAAGTACGCCAGAAGGTGCACGTGACTATTTAGTTCCAAGCCGGGTGCATCCTGGTGAATTTTATGCATTGCCGCAATCCCCACAATTGTTTAAACAATTGCTAATGGTGGGTGGCGTTGAACGGTATTACCAAATTGCCCGCTGCTTCCGTGACGAGGATTTGCGTGCTGACCGTCAGCCTGAATTTACCCAAATCGATATAGAAACAAGTTTCATGAGCCAAGAAGATATCATGGGTATGATGGAAAACATGATGTCACAGCTGATGAAGGAAGTTAAGAGTGTGGAAGTTCCGCAGGTTTTCCCACGCATGACTTACGACGAAGCGATGAGTCGATTTGGTTCCGACAAGCCGGATACCCGTTTTGGTTTAGAGCTCGTTGACCTATCTGAGATCGTTAAGGATTCCGGCTTTAAAGTATTCGCTTCTGCAGTTGCCGGCGGCGGCCAAGTTAAAGCAATTAATGTAAAAGGTGCTGCGGACAAGTATTCTCGAAAAGATATCGATGCCTTAGCAGAGTTTGCCGCTGTTTATGGGGCGAAAGGTCTTGCATGGCTGAAAGTGGATGCTGAAGGACTGAAGGGCCCGATTGCGAAATTCTTCGCTGGAGACGACGCGCAGGCTTTGATTGCCACTCTTGAGGCAGTGGCTGGTGATTTGCTTCTGTTTGTTGCTGATAAGAAGAATGTTGTAGCAGATGCGCTCGGTGCTTTAAGACAAAAGCTTGGTAAAGAATTAGGTTTAATCGATCCAAGTCTATTTCATTTCTTATGGGTTACCGACTGGCCGCTTCTAGAGTACGATGAAGAAGAAGGCAGATATTACGCAGCGCATCATCCATTTACAATGCCGTTTAGAGAAGACCTTGAATACCTAGAGTCAGATCCTTCAAAAGTACGCGCCCAAGCATATGACCTGGTATTGAACGGATATGAACTTGGCGGCGGATCCCTTCGGATTTTTGAACGGCCAATTCAAGAAAAGATGTTTAGTGTTCTTGGCTTTTCTCCGGAGGAAGCGAAGGAACAATTTGGCTTCCTGATGAATGCTTTTGAATATGGAACACCGCCGCATGGAGGAATCGCCCTAGGTCTAGACCGATTGGTGATGCTGCTTTCAGGCAGTACGAACCTCCGTGATACCATCGCATTTCCGAAAACAGCGAGCGCAAGCTGCTTGTTAACGAATGCACCTGGTGAAGTATCCGAGGCGCAATTAAAGGAATTGAACTTGTCATTAAATGTTAATAAATAA
- a CDS encoding ThiF family adenylyltransferase: MLHQFSRNELAVGKEGLEIMKNSTVAVLGVGGVGSFAAEALARSGVGRLILIDKDDVDITNINRQLIALLSTIGRPKVEIMEERIKDINPDCEVISLKMFYTEETYEEIFDYNIDFFVDASDTIVYKIHLMKECLNRGIPIISSMGAANKMDPTRFKIADISKTHTDPIAKVIRTKLRKERIHKGIPVVFSDESPIVIREDIKKEVGNENSPIRKGQMPPASNAFVPSAAGLIMASYVTMELLKDIKIYRVSDEK, encoded by the coding sequence ATGCTGCATCAATTTTCCCGAAATGAGCTTGCCGTTGGTAAAGAAGGCTTAGAAATAATGAAAAATAGCACAGTCGCTGTTTTAGGTGTGGGCGGTGTCGGTTCATTTGCCGCTGAAGCACTCGCCCGCTCCGGTGTCGGTCGTTTAATTTTAATTGATAAAGATGATGTAGATATTACAAATATTAATCGTCAGTTAATTGCGCTGCTTTCAACGATTGGCAGACCGAAAGTAGAAATTATGGAGGAGCGGATAAAAGATATTAATCCAGACTGTGAAGTAATTTCGCTAAAGATGTTTTACACAGAGGAAACATATGAGGAAATTTTTGACTACAATATTGACTTTTTTGTGGATGCCTCTGATACAATTGTGTATAAAATCCATTTGATGAAAGAATGTTTAAATCGTGGCATCCCGATTATTTCCAGTATGGGTGCCGCCAATAAAATGGATCCAACTCGTTTTAAAATTGCAGATATATCCAAAACCCATACGGATCCAATTGCCAAGGTAATTCGCACGAAGCTGCGTAAAGAACGAATCCACAAGGGTATACCGGTTGTTTTCTCTGATGAGAGCCCAATTGTTATACGTGAAGATATTAAGAAAGAGGTAGGCAATGAGAATTCACCAATCCGTAAAGGACAAATGCCACCTGCTTCGAATGCATTCGTGCCGTCCGCAGCCGGGTTGATCATGGCCAGCTATGTGACGATGGAATTACTGAAGGATATTAAGATTTATCGTGTTTCGGATGAGAAGTAA
- a CDS encoding IS3 family transposase encodes MSKITFSSKEINTLQKNPNVQRVSEKSITYTDEFKNRFIDEYQAGKLPRQIFEENGFDVDVIGIKRIEQSACRWKKAYEKNGLIGLTDTRKTTSGRPLKRELTPSEVIERQRARIELLEGQVELLKKLETTERRLLNASENLNPNKAYQLIQETLGQNGFKGMTRYFCELLGVSRSGYYSYMKAASVREAREKLDLEAKELILKAFDRRGYKKGSRSIKMILENEFDVNFSRKKIRRIMRKYGIVCPHRKPNPYKKIAKATKEHQVVPNKLNREFKQGVPGKVLLTDITYLPYNGSSMAYLSTIKDASTNELLAYHISDRITLDIATKTIDKLMKNKKISLHSEAFIHSDQGSHYTSPRYQKLLKKHGLDQSMSRRGNCWDNAPMESFFGHLKDEVDYQSCKTLDELKAKINHYMVYYNNYRYQWNLEKMTPIQYRNHLLAS; translated from the coding sequence ATGAGTAAAATAACTTTTTCATCTAAAGAGATAAATACACTTCAAAAAAATCCAAATGTACAGCGTGTCAGCGAAAAGTCCATTACCTATACAGACGAATTTAAAAATAGATTTATCGATGAATACCAAGCCGGCAAACTCCCTCGTCAGATTTTTGAGGAGAATGGATTTGATGTGGACGTCATTGGCATAAAACGAATTGAACAGTCAGCCTGTAGGTGGAAAAAAGCCTATGAAAAGAATGGCTTGATCGGGCTTACAGATACAAGAAAAACAACCTCTGGCAGACCTTTAAAACGGGAGCTTACACCCTCCGAAGTAATTGAGAGACAAAGAGCCAGAATCGAATTATTGGAAGGGCAGGTAGAACTGTTAAAAAAGCTAGAAACGACCGAAAGGAGGCTGCTAAACGCAAGCGAGAATCTAAACCCAAATAAGGCATATCAATTGATCCAGGAGACGCTTGGGCAAAACGGATTTAAGGGGATGACTAGGTACTTTTGTGAGCTTCTGGGTGTTTCCCGGTCAGGATACTATAGTTACATGAAAGCTGCCTCTGTCCGTGAAGCAAGGGAGAAGTTAGACCTCGAAGCGAAGGAACTCATTTTAAAGGCTTTTGACCGAAGGGGATATAAGAAAGGTTCACGCTCCATCAAAATGATTTTGGAGAATGAGTTTGATGTTAACTTTAGCCGTAAAAAAATCCGGAGAATCATGAGGAAATACGGAATCGTTTGTCCTCACAGAAAGCCAAATCCATATAAAAAAATCGCCAAAGCAACGAAGGAACATCAAGTCGTACCAAATAAGTTAAACAGAGAATTTAAGCAAGGTGTACCAGGAAAAGTATTATTAACGGATATTACATATTTACCATATAACGGAAGTAGTATGGCCTATTTGTCAACCATAAAAGATGCCTCCACCAATGAGTTATTAGCTTATCATATTTCAGATCGAATCACGTTAGATATCGCAACAAAGACCATCGATAAATTAATGAAAAATAAGAAGATTAGTTTACATTCGGAGGCATTTATCCATTCTGATCAAGGGAGCCATTACACAAGCCCAAGATATCAGAAATTGTTAAAAAAACATGGTTTAGACCAGTCAATGTCTAGGAGAGGAAACTGTTGGGACAATGCCCCGATGGAGTCTTTCTTTGGGCATTTAAAGGATGAGGTAGACTACCAGTCTTGTAAAACATTAGATGAACTGAAGGCGAAAATAAATCATTACATGGTTTACTATAACAATTATCGATATCAATGGAATTTAGAAAAGATGACCCCTATTCAATATAGGAATCATCTTTTAGCTTCATAA
- the dtd gene encoding D-aminoacyl-tRNA deacylase, with protein MKVVVQRSKAAKVTVDGEVTGQISMGFVLLVGVTHEDQETDAAYLADKIAHLRVFEDADGKMNLSLMDVGGEILSVSQFTLYGDCRKGRRPSFIEAARPEQAIKIYEAFNGMLREKGIRVETGVFGAMMDVQLINDGPVTLILESKA; from the coding sequence ATGAAGGTAGTAGTTCAACGTAGCAAAGCAGCCAAAGTAACCGTTGACGGTGAAGTAACCGGGCAGATTTCTATGGGGTTTGTTCTGCTCGTCGGTGTGACACATGAAGATCAGGAAACGGATGCGGCTTATTTAGCTGATAAAATTGCTCATCTAAGGGTTTTTGAAGATGCAGATGGAAAAATGAATTTGTCTTTAATGGATGTTGGTGGGGAAATTCTTTCTGTTTCCCAGTTTACCCTTTACGGGGATTGCCGCAAAGGACGAAGACCAAGTTTTATTGAGGCGGCCAGACCGGAACAGGCAATCAAGATATATGAGGCGTTTAATGGAATGCTCCGTGAAAAAGGAATTCGCGTTGAAACAGGAGTTTTCGGAGCGATGATGGATGTCCAATTAATCAATGACGGTCCTGTGACGTTAATACTTGAAAGTAAAGCATAA